From the Lathyrus oleraceus cultivar Zhongwan6 chromosome 4, CAAS_Psat_ZW6_1.0, whole genome shotgun sequence genome, one window contains:
- the LOC127075678 gene encoding NADH dehydrogenase [ubiquinone] 1 alpha subcomplex subunit 6, whose amino-acid sequence MAQAIRNAKVPPNSVNLEEARQRVFEFFRSACRSLPTVMEVYNLYDVATISQLRSTIAAEIRKNDHITNPKVIDLLLFKGLEELKNVVNHSKQRHHIVGQYVVGRRGLEQQELAAKEQGISNFLKNFYNSNYS is encoded by the exons ATGGCGCAAGCAATTCGAAACGCGAAAGTGCCTCCAAACTCAGTGAATCTGGAAGAAGCGCGTCAACGAGTCTTCGAATTCTTCAGAAGCGCTTGTAGATCGTTACCTACCGTCATGGAAGTTTACAACCTGTACGACGTCGCTACAATTTCTCAGCTCCGTTCCACCATCGCCGCTGAGATCCGCAAAAACGACCACATCACCAATCCCAAG GTAATTGATTTACTGCTCTTCAAGGGGTTGGAGGAGTTGAAGAATGTTGTAAACCATTCAAAGCAAAGGCACCATATAGTCGGTCAGTACGTGGTTGGCCGACGTGGACTGGAGCAGCAGGAGTTGGCTGCAAAAGAGCAGGGCATCTCTAATTTCCTGAAGAATTTCTACAACAGCAATTACTCTTGA